The Solanum lycopersicum chromosome 2, SLM_r2.1 DNA window aatattaaataactaaaaagagGTAATATAGTCTTAGATTGAAAGAAATTACTTAGACAAAAATACTCACaagtcataacatataaagcaaaaaatcaaaaacataattaaatcacaaaatactacaaacaaaaggaagtttcagaaaataataaaaaaaggctGCTAGCATACAcactgatcaccaaaaaaaaaaaaaagaattgaaaaaaaaaacagaggcAGCAGTCAGTAAGAACTAAGAAGAAAAGAGCAGGCAGCAGAGAATagagatgaagaaaagaagagaagaagaagaaaaaagagatgaACAAATTACCTGCAGGCCTCAGTCGAGATCTTGAGGAGAGAAAGAAGGGAGGCAGCCAGCAGCCTCAGTCGAGATCTTCACGAGAAAAATAAGGGCGGCAGCCAGCAGCCTCAGTCGAGAGCTTCAGGAGAGAGAAGGGAAAGAAAGTCGTGAGGAGAGAAGGGAAAAGAGTCGCGAGGAGAGAAGGGAAAGAAGAGTTGTGAGGAGAGAGAagttatatttcaattttttttaaaaaaaacctaatttttttaaaaaaatcctaattgtcgttttttttaaaataaaaagcgTGCTTTTTTGCGTTTTTTCCTCAGCGTCGCTTCTCGCTTCTTCCTCTGAAGCGAGTGCTTTTTTCAAATCGCCTCGCTTCAAGTTAAAAAAGCGCACAAAGGTCGCCTCACTTTGAAGCGCGCTTTTCTGCGCTTTTAACAACACTGCCATGGAAATTGTAATTTCAACTCCTATGAATATGAGTGAGGACATTTATGGCTCATTAGTAATAATGCTAGACAAGGATTTAAAAACAGGAAGAGGAACTAGTAGAAAAGATAACTGAAACATGGTCTTACGTAGGGAGATATCCTCTAAAGTTTCTCCTGGGTAGCAAAGTAATTCCTCAAATAACCTATTATGCTCGGatagttttgatattttcttgaaggATACCATAAAAGATGATAATGTTATGACTCCAACATTaatattaaacatttttaatCCTGAAGTAAATAAGATTGTACAAAATGTGAGGTGGATCTATTGATCGGTCATGTCATATAGGCCCGAGTTGGACATCCAATTGTTTCGATTTGAATCATCCGGAGAATGCAATGCCTGCCATGATACTCAAATTCAATTTAACAATCAAGCCACCCATAGTCACTTTGAACACCTTAGCTCACGAGGTTTCTACCCAATCTTTAGTGTCGTTTGGAAAATTTCGAAGTGAATCTGGACAGCTGATTTTTTCCAAAGGGAATGACCAAGATTTGGTGAAAGGAGAGAGATTGTTTCGAAAACGAATTAAGAAAAATACTACAAAGTAGAATAACCAATTAGAAATagagaaataataaattttcccAGACATATGCAACACCAGAGCCCAAAAGTAAGCCCAACATATCGGCCTCTGAAAGCTGAAAAATCCAACTTTAAACCCTAGCTTCTCGAGCCCaccatttatattttcttcttctccatcGGCTGCCATTCGCAGAGAAGCAGAGGAGGAAGCGACAGAGGAAGCAGCAAAATATGAAGTACAATCCAAGAGTATCCTCCTCTCGCCGGAAGAGCAGGAAGGCTCATTTCACGGCGCCTTCAAGTGCGCGCCGGATTTTAATGAGCGCACCCTTATCGTCCGAGTTACGTGTAAAGTACAACGTAAGATCTATGCCGGTGAGGAAAGATGACGAAGTTCAGGTTGTTCGTGGAACTTACAAGGGCCGTGACGGGAAAGTTGTCCAAGTGTACCGTAAGAAATGGGTGATCCACATTGAACGTATAACCAGAGAGAAGGTCAATGGATCTACTGTGAACGTTGGTATTCATCCTTCGAAGGTTGTTGTTACAAAGCTAAGGCTTGACAAAGACAGGAGATCACTACTCGACCGCAAGGCTAAGGGACGAGCTGCTGCTGACAAGGACAAGGGCACTAAGTTCACTTCTGAGGATATCATGCAGAAAATCGATTGATTTTTCACTCATTTTGTCTGGTATTGCTATTTTAGCTAAAGAGAATTTATATCAGTCCGTTTCAGTTCATTAGTGACATTTAATTTTGTTGAAGTTTCTGTTTTTGCTTaaatcaatgatgatgatacTTCAGAACTCCATAACATAGTTAGATTATTATGTTAGCTACTATATTCGACTGTTGGCTGTACCTGTAATTCTGCTCAAACACTCATGAATGATGCTGTTTAGCCGAGTGACTCGCGCTGGTGCTTAGTATGTATTTTACACAAGAAGCATTATAGCTTTGGAACTTTTCTagttaaattatgatattttagagTATCCACATAGGGTGAACTTGAATCATTTGATATCCATTAGAAGTTGCTTTCTGAACCATGGACGATAGGATATACTATATGATTATCATCCATGTGAGCTTTGAAAACCATCAATATTTCTAAGCTTTTGGTGAACAATAACTACATGCCTGGTGTAATTCCACAGAGTGGAGTTTGGGAGCAGGGGCAGACTAGAGGTAGTCAAGGAATTATATTGTATGTGTAAAGTATTTTATAGAATTTTTATGTCTATAAATGATTTTGAACCTCCTAAATGTTGGCTTAGTGGTTGTGGGGCTGAAGCTCAACTTGAGGTTCCAAGATCAAATCTGAggctttatttttttccatgcCCCTTAATGGACTAGATTCGCCATTGTTGGTGAGGTTAGAGTACACATTGACCTTTTCTCTACATTGTAGAGAAGCTTTAGTGAACCTATGTTCGAATTGGGGCAAACATAATAAACACCTCTAATGTACACTTCTCAATGTGTAGAATTGCTGGTTGGAATTgtgctttatatttttatgaggCTTCTTATTTTCTGTTCTATCAACCTAgtgttttgtttttcatttgagCTCTCAACCATGCTCTGTTTGAATAGTAGGCATATTGGTGATGAATGATTTTTCGGAGTGGTGGGAGTGGAAGTAGAGCTAGGTTGTTTGAGTAGCTACTATATCTTTTTAGTTGAAGTTAGTTTACGTTAAGTTAATCATTCTGTATGCTACTTGGAAATAGTTTCCAATTAGTATGGCatacttctaaaatttattcattatcTTGATACTTTCCAGTTTTATG harbors:
- the LOC101246988 gene encoding large ribosomal subunit protein uL24z, with the translated sequence MKYNPRVSSSRRKSRKAHFTAPSSARRILMSAPLSSELRVKYNVRSMPVRKDDEVQVVRGTYKGRDGKVVQVYRKKWVIHIERITREKVNGSTVNVGIHPSKVVVTKLRLDKDRRSLLDRKAKGRAAADKDKGTKFTSEDIMQKID